The Quercus lobata isolate SW786 chromosome 4, ValleyOak3.0 Primary Assembly, whole genome shotgun sequence genome segment ttctttctttctttttctttttattttgaacttgTTGGTTTGGTTGTACGCCTCCTCGGACTAACGTAAACCCTTTAACGGCCTTTGCAGACAAGGAGCGAACATCCCCTCGGCTGAGCTTGGTCAACGTCCAGGCTTTAAGTTACCTCCTGAGATCTGAGATTTTCGTAAGCGAGGACGGACAATTACGGTCGGCTCCTTTGATTTTGGACTACGTTCCCCTCACTCGATCCTTGGTAGACCCCGGCCaagctataagggctggcagtccaaGCTTGGCACATATTGATGTATCCATACTGGGGTTCCTTGCTTCAAGAGACTTACCTCCTATCCAGCTGCCTCCCCAGCGTGCCTTCCCCGCAGTGGTTATCCCAGAGGAGGAGGCTGATTCTTCGCATTCATCCTTAGAGGAACAAATAGACCAGTTCCATTTTACCGAGGAAGGAGAGGTGTCGGCCAGGGTAGTAGAGCTCTCGAACTCCGACGCTGACTTAGACCGTGCCTCAGCGGCTCCTGATACTGGTTTAATCATCGCACAAGTTGATATCAGCGAAGagactgaagaagaagaaggaatggattTGAAGCCAAGGACTGGCCTCAGGGGCCTTCTATCCAACAGGAGTAAGGGGCAGTCCTCTAAGGACGTCTCAAAGGAACAAACTGCCCTTAAGGCTCCTACTCCTCCTCTCCCTCCCTCCTCGGACGCGGCGCTGCAGCCTATGCCTAACTTAAGGCGAAAAAGGCCTATAGAAGAAACGGAGGAGGGATAGATTGGCCGTGAAAAGGCCAGGCCTCAGAAGAAAGGCAAGGAGGCGAAAGAGCCCCGAGAGAGGAAGACTAGGTCCACTGACAGCCGAGACGAGGCGGCCATTCGTAGGGAACACCGAACATGGTCGCCGCGGATCGAATTAGACGGCGCCCCGATTGCCTGGGATGCGACTCTATGGGAATCCCAACGAGAGCAGGCATCATTCTTGGCCGAGGCCCTGCAGCAGCCTCTTCTCTTGCCTCGTGATATGGAGGGGCTCAGAAAGACTCGTCAGCTAGAACTTTTCATGTCATTGAAGAGGGACATGGCCATGGTAAGTGGAATCTTCTATCTCGTCTCTATATTGTGTACCCTCTTATCGTCATGTTTTCATAGGGTTTTTATTTACTTCCGAGCGCAGGTCattcaaaaaatttttgttgcgGAGGAATGGGCCAAGAAGGCTCGTGAGGACTTGCATAGGGAGGCTCAGTCCCGCTTTGCCGCCGAGAAGGCCGCTGGCGATCTCAAGCAGGATTTTGATCGTCAggataaagaaataaaggaggTGAAGAAGGCTCATGCGAGCGCAGAAGCCGACCTTAAGAATGCCGAAAAGCAAGCTGATGATCTGCGCATAAAACTTCGCCAATCTGAGGAGAAACTTACGGCGGAGCAGCAGGCGGTCTCAACGCTCAAGGCTGAGCTTGCAAGGACCAAGGAGGAGGCTCGCTTGGCCAGGGAAGCTGCTGAGAAGGCTGTGGCGGCCTCATATGAACGTGGAGTCCATGATACTGAGGCTAGGCTGGCCGAGGAAGTCGCCATTGTCTGCAGGGAGTACATCACCACGTCCTGGGGTGTAGCCCTGGATCGGGCAGCTGTCCCAGCGGATTCTGATCTCAGGAAGGCTGAGAACATCTTTTTCCCAGAGGACGTATGCGAGATTCCTGACGAGGTTGCCTCCAAAGAGCCTCTTCCAACAGACTCCTCTATTCCCGAGGCTAGGGGCAATGAGCAGGCCGCGCAGGACAAGCTACCCGAGGACAGCCTTTCCATTAACGAGCTCGTCGCACAAGCCAAGGAGGTTGCCCCGGGGACCCAAGCAGCTGATGATCAGCCCACTCCTGCTCAGGGCTCTTAGGACACTAGTGTAGGATTTAtttgtcttattttttatattttgttttgttttgcctcgCTAGTGCTTGTAAACAGAACTGCTTTTGGGTTTTAATGATaaaggttattttctttcaaatattattgccttcttttcccctttttttttttttttttttttttttttttgttttcattatgaATGGATGTCTATTCCATCACTAACTGCTGATAACCGAGCGTAAGCGAATGAATACGTGAATAGAACGATAGTTGATAATTAGGCGAATTGCACcgcagttaatttcccccaagtctgtggccgaggaccatgcaggacttgggttctgtttaacacttggtaAGAACAGCTcaattgttaatttccccccaagtctgtggtccagagagccatgcaggacttgggttctgtttaacacttaataaGAATTgcatcgcggttaatttcccccaagtctgtggccgaggagccatgcaggacttgggttctgtttaacacttaataaGAATAgctggttaatttcccccaagtctgtggccgagagccatgcaggacttgggttctgtttaacacttaataaGAATTgcatcgcggttaatttcccccaagtctgtttGGCCGAGgagtctgtggccgaggagccatgcaggacttgggttctgtttaactgtAATAAGAATTGCCgcgttaatttcccccaagtctgtggctgGAGGAGGACATTCCAAGTTGTTGGGTACTACCGTTtaagttaatttcccccaagtctgtggccgaggagccatgcaggacttgggttctatttaacacttaataAGTAACTGTACAGTAATACggcatttaaaaattatatctttcattaataacagtacctttcaggttgtttacattccaagggcgtggcaCTACACGTTCGTCCAAGTCTTCCAAAAAGTAGCTTCTATGCCGGCTACAGAAGTGATGCGgtacggtccctcccaatttGGTCCGAGATTTCCCCATGCGGGATTCCTCGCAGTGCCTAAGACCTTCCTCAGTACTAGATCCCCAGGCGCTAATGGTCTGGACTTCACCTTGGTGTCGTAACTTTGCTTGAGCTTCTGCTGATAGTTAGCTAGGTGAACCATCTTCTCTCGTCGATGAGGTCCAAGCTCTTTTCCAGAAGTTTGTTATTGGTAGCGGGGCAGAAGGTGGTGGTCCTCTGGGTTGGGAAGTTCACCTCCAATGGAATgacagcctcggccccataggtcattgaaaaaggggtttccCCTGTGGACCTACGAGGCGTGGTACAGTATGTCCACAAGACATGGGCTAGCTCCTCTACCCATCTCCCTTTCGCGTCATCTAGTCTCTTTTTCAGTCCGTTCATTATCGTTTTATTGACAGCTTCCGCTTGTCCATTACTCTGAGGGTAAGCTGGCGTGGAGTACCGGTTAACTATACCTAGCTCACTGCAGTACCTTCTGAAGGCTTTGCTGTCaaactggagcccgttgtccgacACCAGGGTGTGCGGGGTACCGAACCTGGTGACTATATTTTTCCAGAGAAACTTCTTGACATCGacgtccctaatgtttgccagcgcctcagcctccacccacttggtgaagtagtcggTGCCGACGAGAAGAAATTTTCTGTTCCCTGTTGCCTTGGGATTGGACCAAGTATATCTAGGCCCCATTGCACAAATGGCCAGGGACTGGACAATGGGTTCAGCTCTCCGCCAGGCTGGTGTATGCTCGGagcgaatctctggcattggtcgcacttcttcacataatcCAGGGCTTCCttatgcatgctcggccaccaataaccgaGAGTTAAGGCTCTGTGAGACAAAGACCTACCCCccgtgtgacttccacaaattccttcgtgCAACTCTTCCAGGATGAGTTCTGCAGCCTCTGGGTGCACACACAGCAAATATGGCCCTGAGAACGAGCGTCTGTAAAGCTTGGAGTCCTCCGACAGCCAGAATCGAGTAGCTTTTCTCCTGATTTTGCCAGCCTCAACCTTATCATCCGGTAAGGTGTCATGCTTTAAGTACAGAACGATAGGGTCCATCTAGCTCGGTCCTGCCCTGATGTTATGTATTCCAATCCCATTGGCCTTCTCTGTTAGTGGACGGGGGATCTCTTTTACCAGTATGACTCGAGGTAGGGGttgagccgaggaggtagccaaCGTCGCGAGAGAATCAGCATGAGTGTTCCCACTTCTGGGTACGTGCGTCAAGCGgaagtgatgaaattgggtctGAAGGTGCTTAACCCGAactagatactcttgcattctttcatcctttGCCTCCATGTCTCCGTTTACCTGCCCCACGATAAGTCTTGAATCCGAGAATACGTCTACGGATTTCCCCCCCATTTTTCGGATCATTCCCATTCCCTCCAATAACGCCTCATATtcggcttcgttattcgtgACTGAAAAACCGAGTCTCAATGACTTCTCTATGGTTATCCCTTCGGGTGAGAGCAGGACAAGTCCTAAccctgagcccctttggttcGATGCGCCATCAATGTATGCTTTCCACCCAGTGAGTCCACGTGGGGAAACTGTGCTGCTCACCCGCTCAACAGCCCCCAGTAAGACCGACACTTCCTTTCCCCCTACTACAGGCTTCGCAAATTCTGCCACTAGGTCGGCGAGGACCTGTCCCTTTACcgcggtgcgaggcatgtatctaATGTCAAAGGCGCCCAAAATCGTTCCCCATTTTGCAATTCTACTTGTGTAATCGGCGCTGCGCAGGATGGATTTTAAGGAGAGTTGAGTTAACACCACAACAGTGTGTGCTTGAAAGTAGTGGGGCAGCTTTCTTGTGGCCTGTACGATGGCCAAGATAGCCTTTTCGAGGGGGAGATAACGGGTTTCTGCCTCCTGTAGGGATTTGCTAACGTAATAGACTGGTTGCTGTGTGCCATTGTCTTCTAGGATTAGCACCAAGCTTATTGCATGCGGGGCCACAGCTATGTAGGCAAATAAAACCTCGTCGGCCTCGGGGCTGGACATAATCGGCGGTTGGACGAGGTATTCCTTTAGCTATTGGAAAGCTATGGCGCATTCCTCAttccactcaaatcctttccacttgtgtaataggagaaaaaatggCCTGCATCTATCTGCTGAGCGTgagatgaaacggtttaaagcTGCTATTATACCAGTAAGCTTCTAGACTTCCTTAGggttccgaggaggctgcaagTTATGGAGGGCTCTTATTTGGTCAGGGTTAGCCTCAATGCCTCTGTGAGTCACCATATATCCCAAGAACTTTCCAGATCCCAttccaaatgaacatttggttGCATTCAGCCGTAATTTATGCTTTCTTAGTATTTGAAAAACGTTGCCGAGATCGTCAATATGGTTGGGAGCCAGCTTACTTttaaccaccatgtcgtctatgtacACTTCAATGTTTTTATCCATCTGCTattcaaacatcctggtcattatcctttggtaggttgacccggcattttttaggccgaagggcatcactttataatgataattcccaactggggtgacaaaagcaATCTTTTCCTGGTCTTCGGCGGCCAAGggtatctggtggtagccctgaaAAAACGTCTAGAAAACTCATTCTAGGATGTCCGACAGTCGAATCTACCAACCGGTCTATCCGGAGCATAGGGAAggggtcctttgggcacgccttgtttaggtcggtgaagtctacgcagacccgccatttcccgctcttcttctttaccactaccgtgttggccaaccactcgggatagaagacctctttaatagcccctgctttcttcAACCTTGTGACCTCTTCTATCACGGCATCGGTATGTTCTTTCGACGGTCGTCGAGGAGCTTGCCTCTTAGGTGTTATGGCCGGGTTCACATTAAGGCGGTGGCAGATGAAATCTGGGTCGACCCCGAGGGCCTCATAGGGGTCCCAAGCAAACACATCTAAATTCTGTCGGAGGAAATCAGTCAGTACCGACTTCTCTTGGGGCGGCAATTCCGAGCCAATTTGAAAAAACCTCTCAGGGTCAGATCTGACAAGCACTTTCTCCAACTCCTCACAGTTCACCTCCATGGCTGGTCCTCCACTGCCCGCAGTTAGGACCGTAGTCATTAATTGCTATAAACCGTTCTCGGCCGAAGTGGAAGTTATACGTCCTGCTACCGCAAGATTGCCGACATCATGCATTGCCTAGCTACTCCCTGGTTCCCTATTATCTCTTTGATCTGACCTCCTGACggatatttcaccttttggtgcaaGGTTGACGACACAGCCTCTAGTGCATGAAGCCATGGCCGGGCCACGATGGCTGTGTAAGGGGAGTATGCATCTACGACTATGAAGTTCACTTCTACCACATCTGAGTCTGTTTGCACAGGCAACCTAATCATGCCCTTCGGGATGACGACCTTTCCTTCAAAGCTAACCAGGGGGGAATCGTATGGCAACAGGTCTTCCTGCTTCAAGTTCAATCCTTTATACAAATCGGGGTACATTATCTCCGCTGCGTTGCCTTGATcaactaacacccttttcaTGTCATAACCTCCTATCCTGAGCGTCACGACTaaggcatcatcgtggggttggATAGTTCCTTGTTTGTCTTCCTCCGTGAACCCGATTAATGGCGTGGCGCTCATTCTAGCCCTCTTGGATTCCCTGTCATCTGGCCTAGTCGGGAAACTGCTTACTGACATTACCCTGAAGGGGACAGAGCCTGTCCTTCTAGGTGCGGCGagaatgacattaattgtgccaatgggtggcctcaACGTGCTTTGTCTGGTTTCATTGTTTGATGGTTCTTGCCATCCTTCAGAGCGATGCAGCAGATGTCTCAGCTTCCCTTCTCAGACGAGCCGGTCTAAATAGTTCTTCAGGTTCCTGCAATCATCAGTAGTGTGACCTGACTCCTGATGGTACGCGCAATACAGGTTCTGATTACGCTTCAAAGGGTCGccagccatcttgttcggccactgAAAGAAAGGCTCATACTTCACCTTCTCTAGGATTTTGTGAAGAGGTTCTCGGAACACGGCATGGACTGCCTGAGCCCCAGTAGATCCGGACTGCTCTACATAGTCCCTTCTCGGCCTGTTACTATTGTTAAAtcgttccgacctgaagtccctcctctcctgagggacgaCCTTCGCTTTACCCTTTCCCATCTGctggtcctcctcgacccttttgtacttgtcaattcggtccatgagctggcgcacgctggtgactggctttccagtgagggactttcttaagccaTGTTCTGTCGGCAAGCCCCTTTTGAATGTACTGATGGCGACGTCATCATATTTCCCTTCGATCTCGttatacatttcccagtatctatccgagtaggccttcagcgtctctccttcccgcatggacaaggataggagggaatcgaggggccgagggactctaGTGCTGGTGATGAAACGAGAACCAAAAGCCTGCGTCAgctgtttaaaggaatctatggaattcggcTGGAGGGAATCGAACCATCTCATTGCCATGGGTCCCAAGCTAGATGGGAATATCCTACACATTAACGCCTCATCCCTGGTgtggacggccatcctctgattgaactggctcacatgctccactggGTCGGTCCGACCATTGTATATAGCAAACGTTGGTTGATGGAACCGTCGAGGGAGCACTGCCCTCTCTATTCTACGTGTAAACGACGACTGGGAGATGCGATCcagggccttactcatggcatcattggccaggccttggtaagatgggcttttgtggCTGCGCTTACGAGGCCTCTCTTCCTCGTAGGAAAAGGTCTCGCTCggaggggttcttgatcttCGCCGATATTCATTATCCTCGTCACTGTTAGAGTTCGAGCCGGGCGAAGGACGTTTCTGCTGTGCTTGGCGCAGCTTTTTCTTCAAGTCATCAATCTCTTTTCGTAAAGCCTTTCGCTCGTTTTGCTCATGGGATGCATGATCCTTCCCCTTTGAACGGCTTTTACTCGTGTAAGAGGTGTTCACGCTTCCCTCTCGTTGGTTATCTTGGTCGTTCCCTCGTtcgacatttaaaaaattgtcctgcTGTTGAGAATCTGCACGTTCGGTTTGGCGCGGGCCTGATCGTTCCATTTCTTACTAttcacttgtcgagacacaaattcttcccacagacggcgccaattgtaagggacggattttggggcccaagcccagcGAGCGAgcgattctggcccaaaagaccctcaataatgaatttgtagagagtgggatGTAGAACTAGGTCTTGACAGAGTAAACGTAGTtgttagtaagccatgcaaccatttGAACGTGGGAATACTTCATTAGGTTTCCTGGGATAACAGTTCGTAGGGTTGTGCCCCAAAGTTTCGTTTACAgaattcctttctttctctctcctcctttcttttctttttgctttccAGCTTCCGATCTCTTGAtcatgggggttttcttctcttaaatagcatccttcgaatgataataaccctacacttgttgatcatctgggcctctacttg includes the following:
- the LOC115984744 gene encoding uncharacterized protein K02A2.6-like — translated: MDPIVLYLKHDTLPDDKVEAGKIRRKATRFWLSEDSKLYRRSFSGPYLLCVHPEAAELILEELHEGICGSHTGGRSLSHRALTLGYWWPSMHKEALDYVKKCDQCQRFAPSIHQPGGELNPLSSPWPFVQWGLDILGPIPRFGTPHTLVSDNGLQFDSKAFRRYCSELGIVNRYSTPAYPQSNGQAEAVNKTIMNGLKKRLDDAKGRWVEELAHVLWTYCTTPRRSTGETPFSMTYGAEAVIPLEVNFPTQRTTTFCPATNNKLLEKSLDLIDERRWFT
- the LOC115984745 gene encoding uncharacterized protein LOC115984745, with the protein product MERSGPRQTERADSQQQDNFLNVERGNDQDNQREGSVNTSYTSKSRSKGKDHASHEQNERKALRKEIDDLKKKLRQAQQKRPSPGSNSNSDEDNEYRRRSRTPPSETFSYEEERPRWQEPSNNETRQSTLRPPIGTINVILAAPRRTGSVPFRVMSVSSFPTRPDDRESKRARMSATPLIGFTEEDKQGTIQPHDDALVVTLRIGGYDMKRVLVDQGNAAEIMYPDLYKGLNLKQEDLLPYDSPLVSFEGKVVIPKGMIRLPVQTDSDVVEVNFIVVDAYSPYTAIVARPWLHALEAVSSTLHQKVKYPSGGQIKEIIGNQGVARQCMMSAILR